The proteins below are encoded in one region of Drosophila santomea strain STO CAGO 1482 chromosome 2R, Prin_Dsan_1.1, whole genome shotgun sequence:
- the LOC120447041 gene encoding zinc finger protein 665 isoform X4, whose protein sequence is MCAAQNPPPFGYTWGFADNGNRAAESVLEISPNINYTVSGESMPYLLSTDGSLAVQKDVKGLTAGGKNNVVRRMFVVNDPSFPPGTQRVITAGGASTVVKKQDNNQQVLSLDKNYLLVDPATAAAAAAAAGGDSGLAHHHTLTNGSIVDAKTGQTVLTAGSAAAKSHFSSIGALHLTQEECNEILIKRAIAAGHHQTHTITAADGSHHHASGGTPSGATTLLGDILPGISVQVQKVIQGLEDNEDSQGEAPNLKLEPGTLELSPKTELQESMHFSETDATIKKERPYSCDECGKSFLLKHHLTTHARVHTGGERPHICTHCGKSFAHKHCLNTHLLLHSTERPYQCQECKKSFTLKHHLLTHSRVHSRERPFVCQECGRAFPLKRHLVTHSKFHAGERPYVCEECGESFAQENHLIMHSRFHGSLNPFVCAECGASFPRKFQLVNHGRIHGKIPHSCTVCGKEFLQKRTLVSHMRRVHTGEQAHPCVSCGEGFLTKAELHQHVRTAHNGVNPNTSSATIIANQQQLQQAHHHQAGQQTHPQTITVVSNPGNSTLLTVSTTDANGVARPQFVCRECGSAFNSREALALHLRLHTGDKSLMTDLCALTAALPGHFLSTASLNPGTVVTANPNLVGQSPVPVQIISSTGQVMSQTTLVQAANSTHPQAVVTAVPTMPVHGQQQHLQHVAQQQQQQQQQQQQHVVSVAPANKPKSHFCASCGKGFAAKHGLMQHNRRHPNGGCTVRTHVCECGKAFFQKNHLMLHQRQHLETKPAISQQQEAAAQQQLATASEQQQVQVQIMPDGQIHGKVIKYEICRNVLPEDQQQEQAE, encoded by the exons ATGTGCGCCGCCCAGAATCCGCCGCCCTTCGGCTATACCTGGGGTTTTGCGGACAACGGCAACCGCGCCGCCGAATCGGTACTGGAGATATCGCCCAACATCAACTATACGGTCAGCGGGGAGTCG ATGCCCTATCTATTATCGACGGATGGATCATTGGCAGTTCAAAAGGATGTCAAAGGGCTCACAGCTGGCGGCAAAAATAATGTCGTTCGTCGCATGTTTGTCGTAAACGATCCTTCATTTCCGCCTGGAACACAAAG AGTTATCACTGCCGGAGGAGCATCGACGGTGGTCAAGAAGCAGGACAACAATCAGCAGGTCCTGAGCCTCGACAAGAACT ATCTGCTGGTGGATCCGGCCACggccgcagcagctgcagccgctGCAGGTGGGGATTCGGGTCTCGCCCACCACCATACGTTGACCAACGGCAGCATTGTTGATGCGAAGACCGGACAGACGGTGCTAACCGCCGGATCTGCCGCGGCCAAGTCGCACTTCAGCTCGATCGGAGCACTGCATCTCACGCAAGAGGAGTGCAACGAGATCCTGATCAAGCGCGCCATCGCTGCCGGCCACCATCAGACGCACACGATCACCGCTGCCGACGGATCCCATCACCATGCGTCCGGCGGGACACCAA GCGGTGCAACAACACTCTTAGGTGACATACTTCCTGGTATTTCAGTTCAAGTACAGAAAGTTATACAAGGACTGGAGGATAACGAGGACTCGCAAGGCGAAGCACCCAACTTGAAGTTGGAGCCAGGCACATTAGAGTTGTCCCCTAAGACCGAACTACAGGAATCAATGCATTTCAGCGAA ACGGACGCCACCATCAAGAAGGAACGCCCGTACAGTTGCGACGAGTGCGGCAAGTCCTTTCTGCTCAAGCATCATTTGACAACCCACGCACGCGTGCACACAGGTG GTGAACGCCCCCACATCTGCACTCATTGCGGCAAGAGCTTCGCGCACAAGCACTGTCTCAACACTCACCTGCTGCTCCACTCCACGGAGAGACCTTATCAGTGCCAGGAGTGCAAGAAGAGCTTCACCCTCAAGCACCATTTGCTGACCCATTCGCGGGTTCACAGCCGAGAGCGACCGTTCGTCTGCCAGGAGTGCGGGCGCGCATTTCCGCTTAAGCGGCACCTGGTCACGCACAGCAAGTTCCACGCCGGCGAACGACCCTATGTCTGCGAGGAGTGTGGTGAGAGCTTTGCCCAGGAAAATCACCTGATTATGCACTCGCG CTTCCACGGTTCATTGAATCCATTTGTTTGCGCCGAATGCGGAGCTTCATTTCCACGCAAGTTCCAATTGGTTAACCACGGACGTATTCACGGCAAGATTCCCCATTCGTGCACTGTATGCGGCAAAGAGTTTCTACAAAAGCGAACGCTAGTTTCCCACATGAG GCGGGTACATACCGGCGAACAGGCACATCCCTGTGTCAGCTGTGGTGAGGGATTCCTTACCAAGGCCGAACTGCACCAGCATGTGAGGACGGCGCACAATGGCGTTAATCCTAACACGAGCAGTGCCACCATCATAGCAAATCAACAG CAGCTACAGCAGGCCCATCATCATCAGGCCGGACAGCAAACGCATCCGCAGACCATTACCGTGGTGAGCAATCCGGGTAACTCTACGTTGCTGACTGTATCCACCACGGATGCCAATGGCGTGGCACGACCGCAGTTTGTGTGCCG CGAGTGCGGTAGTGCTTTCAATAGCCGAGAAGCCTTGGCACTTCACTTGCGCCTTCACACTGGCGACAAGAGCCTGATGACAGATCTGTGTGCCTTGACAGCCGCGCTGCCGGGTCACTTCTTGAGCACGGCTAGCCTGAATCCGGGCACCGTGGTCACGGCAAATCCGAATCTGGTGGGCCAGAGCCCTGTGCCAGTGCAGATCATATCGTCCACCGGTCAGGTGATGTCGCAGACCACGCTGGTGCAGGCCGCCAACTCGACCCATCCACAAGCCGTAGTCACAGCGGTGCCTACGATGCCCGTGcacggccagcagcagcatctgcagcatgtggcccaacagcagcagcaacagcaacaacagcagcagcagcatgttGTCTCCGTGGCGCCTGCCAACAAACCGAAGTCGCATTTCTGCGCCAGCTGCGGCAAGGGATTCGCCGCCAAGCACGGACTCATGCAGCACAATCGGCGACACCCGAACGGAGGCTGCACGGTGCGCACACATGTGTGCGAGTGCGGCAAGGCCTTCTTCCAGAAGAACCACCTGATGCTGCACCAGCGCCAGCATCTGGAGACGAAGCCAGCCATATCGCAGCAACAG GAGGCCGCCGCCCAGCAGCAACTGGCGACTGCCAGCGaacagcagcaggtgcagGTGCAGATAATGCCTGATGGCCAGATTCACGGAAAGGTAATCAAGTACGAGATTTGCCGCAATGTTTTGCCGGAGgatcagcagcaggagcaggcgGAGTAA
- the LOC120447041 gene encoding zinc finger protein 665 isoform X11 — protein sequence MCAAQNPPPFGYTWGFADNGNRAAESVLEISPNINYTVSGESMPYLLSTDGSLAVQKDVKGLTAGGKNNVVRRMFVVNDPSFPPGTQRVITAGGASTVVKKQDNNQQVLSLDKNCGATTLLGDILPGISVQVQKVIQGLEDNEDSQGEAPNLKLEPGTLELSPKTELQESMHFSETDATIKKERPYSCDECGKSFLLKHHLTTHARVHTGGERPHICTHCGKSFAHKHCLNTHLLLHSTERPYQCQECKKSFTLKHHLLTHSRVHSRERPFVCQECGRAFPLKRHLVTHSKFHAGERPYVCEECGESFAQENHLIMHSRFHGSLNPFVCAECGASFPRKFQLVNHGRIHGKIPHSCTVCGKEFLQKRTLVSHMRRVHTGEQAHPCVSCGEGFLTKAELHQHVRTAHNGVNPNTSSATIIANQQQLQQAHHHQAGQQTHPQTITVVSNPGNSTLLTVSTTDANGVARPQFVCRECGSAFNSREALALHLRLHTGDKSLMTDLCALTAALPGHFLSTASLNPGTVVTANPNLVGQSPVPVQIISSTGQVMSQTTLVQAANSTHPQAVVTAVPTMPVHGQQQHLQHVAQQQQQQQQQQQQHVVSVAPANKPKSHFCASCGKGFAAKHGLMQHNRRHPNGGCTVRTHVCECGKAFFQKNHLMLHQRQHLETKPAISQQQEAAAQQQLATASEQQQVQVQIMPDGQIHGKVIKYEICRNVLPEDQQQEQAE from the exons ATGTGCGCCGCCCAGAATCCGCCGCCCTTCGGCTATACCTGGGGTTTTGCGGACAACGGCAACCGCGCCGCCGAATCGGTACTGGAGATATCGCCCAACATCAACTATACGGTCAGCGGGGAGTCG ATGCCCTATCTATTATCGACGGATGGATCATTGGCAGTTCAAAAGGATGTCAAAGGGCTCACAGCTGGCGGCAAAAATAATGTCGTTCGTCGCATGTTTGTCGTAAACGATCCTTCATTTCCGCCTGGAACACAAAG AGTTATCACTGCCGGAGGAGCATCGACGGTGGTCAAGAAGCAGGACAACAATCAGCAGGTCCTGAGCCTCGACAAGAACT GCGGTGCAACAACACTCTTAGGTGACATACTTCCTGGTATTTCAGTTCAAGTACAGAAAGTTATACAAGGACTGGAGGATAACGAGGACTCGCAAGGCGAAGCACCCAACTTGAAGTTGGAGCCAGGCACATTAGAGTTGTCCCCTAAGACCGAACTACAGGAATCAATGCATTTCAGCGAA ACGGACGCCACCATCAAGAAGGAACGCCCGTACAGTTGCGACGAGTGCGGCAAGTCCTTTCTGCTCAAGCATCATTTGACAACCCACGCACGCGTGCACACAGGTG GTGAACGCCCCCACATCTGCACTCATTGCGGCAAGAGCTTCGCGCACAAGCACTGTCTCAACACTCACCTGCTGCTCCACTCCACGGAGAGACCTTATCAGTGCCAGGAGTGCAAGAAGAGCTTCACCCTCAAGCACCATTTGCTGACCCATTCGCGGGTTCACAGCCGAGAGCGACCGTTCGTCTGCCAGGAGTGCGGGCGCGCATTTCCGCTTAAGCGGCACCTGGTCACGCACAGCAAGTTCCACGCCGGCGAACGACCCTATGTCTGCGAGGAGTGTGGTGAGAGCTTTGCCCAGGAAAATCACCTGATTATGCACTCGCG CTTCCACGGTTCATTGAATCCATTTGTTTGCGCCGAATGCGGAGCTTCATTTCCACGCAAGTTCCAATTGGTTAACCACGGACGTATTCACGGCAAGATTCCCCATTCGTGCACTGTATGCGGCAAAGAGTTTCTACAAAAGCGAACGCTAGTTTCCCACATGAG GCGGGTACATACCGGCGAACAGGCACATCCCTGTGTCAGCTGTGGTGAGGGATTCCTTACCAAGGCCGAACTGCACCAGCATGTGAGGACGGCGCACAATGGCGTTAATCCTAACACGAGCAGTGCCACCATCATAGCAAATCAACAG CAGCTACAGCAGGCCCATCATCATCAGGCCGGACAGCAAACGCATCCGCAGACCATTACCGTGGTGAGCAATCCGGGTAACTCTACGTTGCTGACTGTATCCACCACGGATGCCAATGGCGTGGCACGACCGCAGTTTGTGTGCCG CGAGTGCGGTAGTGCTTTCAATAGCCGAGAAGCCTTGGCACTTCACTTGCGCCTTCACACTGGCGACAAGAGCCTGATGACAGATCTGTGTGCCTTGACAGCCGCGCTGCCGGGTCACTTCTTGAGCACGGCTAGCCTGAATCCGGGCACCGTGGTCACGGCAAATCCGAATCTGGTGGGCCAGAGCCCTGTGCCAGTGCAGATCATATCGTCCACCGGTCAGGTGATGTCGCAGACCACGCTGGTGCAGGCCGCCAACTCGACCCATCCACAAGCCGTAGTCACAGCGGTGCCTACGATGCCCGTGcacggccagcagcagcatctgcagcatgtggcccaacagcagcagcaacagcaacaacagcagcagcagcatgttGTCTCCGTGGCGCCTGCCAACAAACCGAAGTCGCATTTCTGCGCCAGCTGCGGCAAGGGATTCGCCGCCAAGCACGGACTCATGCAGCACAATCGGCGACACCCGAACGGAGGCTGCACGGTGCGCACACATGTGTGCGAGTGCGGCAAGGCCTTCTTCCAGAAGAACCACCTGATGCTGCACCAGCGCCAGCATCTGGAGACGAAGCCAGCCATATCGCAGCAACAG GAGGCCGCCGCCCAGCAGCAACTGGCGACTGCCAGCGaacagcagcaggtgcagGTGCAGATAATGCCTGATGGCCAGATTCACGGAAAGGTAATCAAGTACGAGATTTGCCGCAATGTTTTGCCGGAGgatcagcagcaggagcaggcgGAGTAA
- the LOC120447041 gene encoding zinc finger protein 16 isoform X5 codes for MCAAQNPPPFGYTWGFADNGNRAAESVLEISPNINYTVSGESMPYLLSTDGSLAVQKDVKGLTAGGKNNVVRRMFVVNDPSFPPGTQRVITAGGASTVVKKQDNNQQVLSLDKNYLLVDPATAAAAAAAAGGDSGLAHHHTLTNGSIVDAKTGQTVLTAGSAAAKSHFSSIGALHLTQEECNEILIKRAIAAGHHQTHTITAADGSHHHASGGTPSDILPGISVQVQKVIQGLEDNEDSQGEAPNLKLEPGTLELSPKTELQESMHFSETDATIKKERPYSCDECGKSFLLKHHLTTHARVHTGGERPHICTHCGKSFAHKHCLNTHLLLHSTERPYQCQECKKSFTLKHHLLTHSRVHSRERPFVCQECGRAFPLKRHLVTHSKFHAGERPYVCEECGESFAQENHLIMHSRFHGSLNPFVCAECGASFPRKFQLVNHGRIHGKIPHSCTVCGKEFLQKRTLVSHMRRVHTGEQAHPCVSCGEGFLTKAELHQHVRTAHNGVNPNTSSATIIANQQQLQQAHHHQAGQQTHPQTITVVSNPGNSTLLTVSTTDANGVARPQFVCRECGSAFNSREALALHLRLHTGDKSLMTDLCALTAALPGHFLSTASLNPGTVVTANPNLVGQSPVPVQIISSTGQVMSQTTLVQAANSTHPQAVVTAVPTMPVHGQQQHLQHVAQQQQQQQQQQQQHVVSVAPANKPKSHFCASCGKGFAAKHGLMQHNRRHPNGGCTVRTHVCECGKAFFQKNHLMLHQRQHLETKPAISQQQEAAAQQQLATASEQQQVQVQIMPDGQIHGKVIKYEICRNVLPEDQQQEQAE; via the exons ATGTGCGCCGCCCAGAATCCGCCGCCCTTCGGCTATACCTGGGGTTTTGCGGACAACGGCAACCGCGCCGCCGAATCGGTACTGGAGATATCGCCCAACATCAACTATACGGTCAGCGGGGAGTCG ATGCCCTATCTATTATCGACGGATGGATCATTGGCAGTTCAAAAGGATGTCAAAGGGCTCACAGCTGGCGGCAAAAATAATGTCGTTCGTCGCATGTTTGTCGTAAACGATCCTTCATTTCCGCCTGGAACACAAAG AGTTATCACTGCCGGAGGAGCATCGACGGTGGTCAAGAAGCAGGACAACAATCAGCAGGTCCTGAGCCTCGACAAGAACT ATCTGCTGGTGGATCCGGCCACggccgcagcagctgcagccgctGCAGGTGGGGATTCGGGTCTCGCCCACCACCATACGTTGACCAACGGCAGCATTGTTGATGCGAAGACCGGACAGACGGTGCTAACCGCCGGATCTGCCGCGGCCAAGTCGCACTTCAGCTCGATCGGAGCACTGCATCTCACGCAAGAGGAGTGCAACGAGATCCTGATCAAGCGCGCCATCGCTGCCGGCCACCATCAGACGCACACGATCACCGCTGCCGACGGATCCCATCACCATGCGTCCGGCGGGACACCAA GTGACATACTTCCTGGTATTTCAGTTCAAGTACAGAAAGTTATACAAGGACTGGAGGATAACGAGGACTCGCAAGGCGAAGCACCCAACTTGAAGTTGGAGCCAGGCACATTAGAGTTGTCCCCTAAGACCGAACTACAGGAATCAATGCATTTCAGCGAA ACGGACGCCACCATCAAGAAGGAACGCCCGTACAGTTGCGACGAGTGCGGCAAGTCCTTTCTGCTCAAGCATCATTTGACAACCCACGCACGCGTGCACACAGGTG GTGAACGCCCCCACATCTGCACTCATTGCGGCAAGAGCTTCGCGCACAAGCACTGTCTCAACACTCACCTGCTGCTCCACTCCACGGAGAGACCTTATCAGTGCCAGGAGTGCAAGAAGAGCTTCACCCTCAAGCACCATTTGCTGACCCATTCGCGGGTTCACAGCCGAGAGCGACCGTTCGTCTGCCAGGAGTGCGGGCGCGCATTTCCGCTTAAGCGGCACCTGGTCACGCACAGCAAGTTCCACGCCGGCGAACGACCCTATGTCTGCGAGGAGTGTGGTGAGAGCTTTGCCCAGGAAAATCACCTGATTATGCACTCGCG CTTCCACGGTTCATTGAATCCATTTGTTTGCGCCGAATGCGGAGCTTCATTTCCACGCAAGTTCCAATTGGTTAACCACGGACGTATTCACGGCAAGATTCCCCATTCGTGCACTGTATGCGGCAAAGAGTTTCTACAAAAGCGAACGCTAGTTTCCCACATGAG GCGGGTACATACCGGCGAACAGGCACATCCCTGTGTCAGCTGTGGTGAGGGATTCCTTACCAAGGCCGAACTGCACCAGCATGTGAGGACGGCGCACAATGGCGTTAATCCTAACACGAGCAGTGCCACCATCATAGCAAATCAACAG CAGCTACAGCAGGCCCATCATCATCAGGCCGGACAGCAAACGCATCCGCAGACCATTACCGTGGTGAGCAATCCGGGTAACTCTACGTTGCTGACTGTATCCACCACGGATGCCAATGGCGTGGCACGACCGCAGTTTGTGTGCCG CGAGTGCGGTAGTGCTTTCAATAGCCGAGAAGCCTTGGCACTTCACTTGCGCCTTCACACTGGCGACAAGAGCCTGATGACAGATCTGTGTGCCTTGACAGCCGCGCTGCCGGGTCACTTCTTGAGCACGGCTAGCCTGAATCCGGGCACCGTGGTCACGGCAAATCCGAATCTGGTGGGCCAGAGCCCTGTGCCAGTGCAGATCATATCGTCCACCGGTCAGGTGATGTCGCAGACCACGCTGGTGCAGGCCGCCAACTCGACCCATCCACAAGCCGTAGTCACAGCGGTGCCTACGATGCCCGTGcacggccagcagcagcatctgcagcatgtggcccaacagcagcagcaacagcaacaacagcagcagcagcatgttGTCTCCGTGGCGCCTGCCAACAAACCGAAGTCGCATTTCTGCGCCAGCTGCGGCAAGGGATTCGCCGCCAAGCACGGACTCATGCAGCACAATCGGCGACACCCGAACGGAGGCTGCACGGTGCGCACACATGTGTGCGAGTGCGGCAAGGCCTTCTTCCAGAAGAACCACCTGATGCTGCACCAGCGCCAGCATCTGGAGACGAAGCCAGCCATATCGCAGCAACAG GAGGCCGCCGCCCAGCAGCAACTGGCGACTGCCAGCGaacagcagcaggtgcagGTGCAGATAATGCCTGATGGCCAGATTCACGGAAAGGTAATCAAGTACGAGATTTGCCGCAATGTTTTGCCGGAGgatcagcagcaggagcaggcgGAGTAA
- the LOC120447041 gene encoding zinc finger protein 436 isoform X13: MCAAQNPPPFGYTWGFADNGNRAAESVLEISPNINYTVSGESMPYLLSTDGSLAVQKDVKGLTAGGKNNVVRRMFVVNDPSFPPGTQRVITAGGASTVVKKQDNNQQVLSLDKNFQVQKVIQGLEDNEDSQGEAPNLKLEPGTLELSPKTELQESMHFSETDATIKKERPYSCDECGKSFLLKHHLTTHARVHTGGERPHICTHCGKSFAHKHCLNTHLLLHSTERPYQCQECKKSFTLKHHLLTHSRVHSRERPFVCQECGRAFPLKRHLVTHSKFHAGERPYVCEECGESFAQENHLIMHSRFHGSLNPFVCAECGASFPRKFQLVNHGRIHGKIPHSCTVCGKEFLQKRTLVSHMRRVHTGEQAHPCVSCGEGFLTKAELHQHVRTAHNGVNPNTSSATIIANQQQLQQAHHHQAGQQTHPQTITVVSNPGNSTLLTVSTTDANGVARPQFVCRECGSAFNSREALALHLRLHTGDKSLMTDLCALTAALPGHFLSTASLNPGTVVTANPNLVGQSPVPVQIISSTGQVMSQTTLVQAANSTHPQAVVTAVPTMPVHGQQQHLQHVAQQQQQQQQQQQQHVVSVAPANKPKSHFCASCGKGFAAKHGLMQHNRRHPNGGCTVRTHVCECGKAFFQKNHLMLHQRQHLETKPAISQQQEAAAQQQLATASEQQQVQVQIMPDGQIHGKVIKYEICRNVLPEDQQQEQAE, from the exons ATGTGCGCCGCCCAGAATCCGCCGCCCTTCGGCTATACCTGGGGTTTTGCGGACAACGGCAACCGCGCCGCCGAATCGGTACTGGAGATATCGCCCAACATCAACTATACGGTCAGCGGGGAGTCG ATGCCCTATCTATTATCGACGGATGGATCATTGGCAGTTCAAAAGGATGTCAAAGGGCTCACAGCTGGCGGCAAAAATAATGTCGTTCGTCGCATGTTTGTCGTAAACGATCCTTCATTTCCGCCTGGAACACAAAG AGTTATCACTGCCGGAGGAGCATCGACGGTGGTCAAGAAGCAGGACAACAATCAGCAGGTCCTGAGCCTCGACAAGAACT TTCAAGTACAGAAAGTTATACAAGGACTGGAGGATAACGAGGACTCGCAAGGCGAAGCACCCAACTTGAAGTTGGAGCCAGGCACATTAGAGTTGTCCCCTAAGACCGAACTACAGGAATCAATGCATTTCAGCGAA ACGGACGCCACCATCAAGAAGGAACGCCCGTACAGTTGCGACGAGTGCGGCAAGTCCTTTCTGCTCAAGCATCATTTGACAACCCACGCACGCGTGCACACAGGTG GTGAACGCCCCCACATCTGCACTCATTGCGGCAAGAGCTTCGCGCACAAGCACTGTCTCAACACTCACCTGCTGCTCCACTCCACGGAGAGACCTTATCAGTGCCAGGAGTGCAAGAAGAGCTTCACCCTCAAGCACCATTTGCTGACCCATTCGCGGGTTCACAGCCGAGAGCGACCGTTCGTCTGCCAGGAGTGCGGGCGCGCATTTCCGCTTAAGCGGCACCTGGTCACGCACAGCAAGTTCCACGCCGGCGAACGACCCTATGTCTGCGAGGAGTGTGGTGAGAGCTTTGCCCAGGAAAATCACCTGATTATGCACTCGCG CTTCCACGGTTCATTGAATCCATTTGTTTGCGCCGAATGCGGAGCTTCATTTCCACGCAAGTTCCAATTGGTTAACCACGGACGTATTCACGGCAAGATTCCCCATTCGTGCACTGTATGCGGCAAAGAGTTTCTACAAAAGCGAACGCTAGTTTCCCACATGAG GCGGGTACATACCGGCGAACAGGCACATCCCTGTGTCAGCTGTGGTGAGGGATTCCTTACCAAGGCCGAACTGCACCAGCATGTGAGGACGGCGCACAATGGCGTTAATCCTAACACGAGCAGTGCCACCATCATAGCAAATCAACAG CAGCTACAGCAGGCCCATCATCATCAGGCCGGACAGCAAACGCATCCGCAGACCATTACCGTGGTGAGCAATCCGGGTAACTCTACGTTGCTGACTGTATCCACCACGGATGCCAATGGCGTGGCACGACCGCAGTTTGTGTGCCG CGAGTGCGGTAGTGCTTTCAATAGCCGAGAAGCCTTGGCACTTCACTTGCGCCTTCACACTGGCGACAAGAGCCTGATGACAGATCTGTGTGCCTTGACAGCCGCGCTGCCGGGTCACTTCTTGAGCACGGCTAGCCTGAATCCGGGCACCGTGGTCACGGCAAATCCGAATCTGGTGGGCCAGAGCCCTGTGCCAGTGCAGATCATATCGTCCACCGGTCAGGTGATGTCGCAGACCACGCTGGTGCAGGCCGCCAACTCGACCCATCCACAAGCCGTAGTCACAGCGGTGCCTACGATGCCCGTGcacggccagcagcagcatctgcagcatgtggcccaacagcagcagcaacagcaacaacagcagcagcagcatgttGTCTCCGTGGCGCCTGCCAACAAACCGAAGTCGCATTTCTGCGCCAGCTGCGGCAAGGGATTCGCCGCCAAGCACGGACTCATGCAGCACAATCGGCGACACCCGAACGGAGGCTGCACGGTGCGCACACATGTGTGCGAGTGCGGCAAGGCCTTCTTCCAGAAGAACCACCTGATGCTGCACCAGCGCCAGCATCTGGAGACGAAGCCAGCCATATCGCAGCAACAG GAGGCCGCCGCCCAGCAGCAACTGGCGACTGCCAGCGaacagcagcaggtgcagGTGCAGATAATGCCTGATGGCCAGATTCACGGAAAGGTAATCAAGTACGAGATTTGCCGCAATGTTTTGCCGGAGgatcagcagcaggagcaggcgGAGTAA